The DNA window ACTTACTAAGGTAATAGGAAGGTTGGGATCATAGAGTGCAAGGCTCAATTCCTCATTCCACACAGGATTGCAATTCTCTTTGATAACTCGAGTCTTTGATTTCTATAAAATTCATAGAAAATAAATTCTCATCAATAACGTAAAAGTCTAGCTAGTCAATCACgtgaacaattttttaaaaaggatatGGTTTTTGTTGTGAAAGGTAAATCAAAAATTAttctcatcattaatgtcaagttattaatcaatattatttataacaactttttaaaatgatccgataatataaatatatatatttttcaatgtataaaacataaacTCTTCAAGGACGATAAATAACGAACCTGACCACCCATGGTGATGACAACATAGGGATCACTACAAAAAGAATCCCTAATAGCAAGATTAATCCCTCTACGAACTCTTATTTTCAAAACTCCCAACACattcatctttcttcttctttttttcttttttttcctgtCTTATTTTGCatagaaattaaaaagaattaaattatgtaccaaaaaaaagaggaagaagagtaCTCAAAAGAGCTCCTCAGGACTTAGATATTTAAGGTGAGCCCCCAAAAATAATTGcaatattctttctttttaaatgtcTCAAATTAATGACTTAAATTCAATTCCTCCATTTTTAAGaggttattttcttaaaatagtaCTCCATTATTCATTTTACTTGtctattattcaaaaaaaaaaaaattcacttttacttgttatttgtaacatattaagaaaagatgtacttattttttatgttttatacttGGTATTAATTGTTATTCTCCAAACCATTTTATAAGACTTAATACTAGGGGTAGGCTTTCAATCTTTGATTCGggattttatattttgagttcGATAATTCAGTATTTGGTAGTTAAAAATAGACACCAAATATCGAccttttaaattttggttcGGTAATCGATAAATCAAACTTCGACCCGATATGGTGTTTGGTAATACTGCATTAAAGTTTTAGCCGATTATACTGCAAAGTTAATACTGTTGCtccaattatttctatttttctatgtGAAGGCACGATATAATAGAAGATCAACAAgtaagaaaacataaaaaaaaaaaaaagtgacacaactaaaatacatatgtatttgagttgtttatgtttagtctttaattttttctatggTCTTGTACTACTGAATAGTGAGTTTGTTGATATATGACCtttattaagtaaataattgGTATTCGGGAAATACCGAATACCAAATGGTACTAATGTCTCATGCCAAATTCAAATCTAAATACCATAATTCTAAAATCTTACTCCCGAGTACCGAAtaccaaattttcaaaaattttggttcgattcaatattttgatttttgtatttaatGTCCAaccctactttttttttttatttcctacCCGGTGTCTGGTACCCATATTGAAGCTCGACTAAATCAAATTTGTGGCAGAGAGTCCACATTTGAGGAGTAAAgagctccctaacaaaggcgactacGTATGTACCTAAGGAGATTTGAATCTCAAACCTCTGGCTCGTAAGAAGGATGCTCCTGATTTTACTTATGATTTGTGCAAGAAGTGTATTGATTTGAAACAAAATACTCAGACTAATACGATGCAACAGGTTGTTAATATCTTGGTTGCACACTCCATGATCAAAGAAGCGAACGTGCTTATGACATTTCTGTTAACTGTAATCTGTCATAATATATCTGTCACTATTGATCAACGAGTTGATATCTcaaatggtcactcaactaacCGTTGTTACCTCAAAACGTCACTTTCTTTTAGTATTTTCATTTTAACATTATTTGTGATAGAATTATGCGTTTCCATTCACAGTAGAGAAAATGAAAGTagatgaagaagagaagatgATAGCAAAAGCTAAATCAGAAGAGATTATTATTGGCGTTACTTTCTTCATTGTTATCTAAGAGATTCTATAATTGAACTTTGTGCTATATGAACTTAAACGACAAATAGAAAAAGTTTTCTAGTACTATATAGTGTGTTTGGTTAATtcttagaaaatgttttcttcgAAAGCactattttttagtgtttggtaAGTAAGCAAGAAAATGTTATCCCAAAAGCATTTATATGTTATCTAACAAAACGTTATGGAGGTAGGTAAGTATGGGGAATGTGGGTGGTGGGGTTGGATAGTAAGGGGTGAGAGTTGGGAGAGGAGGAGACAATAAACTTGAAACGTCATTTATGCAACTTGTTTTCCCTATTTTTATtagaaagtcattttcctcatttttaaggaGTTTATTTTTCTAGATTAATGTTTTACAAACATTTTGatcaatcaaacataaaaaaaaattgaaaactattTTACTTGTACCAAATACATccatatatatgaaaatttccCCCATATTTCTAACCAGGACATTGAGAATATTAGggaaaggaaataaaaaagaatctgTCGACATTAATTCTCCTTTTCAcatagtttatcattttattataatatacaAGTTTACATTAATTTTCCTACCTTTTTCAATGTACACAAAGAGTCTAgtcaatattataaatataaattaaacaataatttgagaaaaatagtaaataactATTTCATATATTGTAGAATTAATATAGATTAATATGATTCAAAAGAAGACATGTTAAAACATTGGTCAAAGTATACATAATTTGACTAtcgataaataaaaatgaagtcGAATAAAAATGTCATCAGTTGATAGTAGGTCCAACCCCTGTTGTTATTTAAAGAGTAAGAAATATCTCTTTTCGCTAATAAATATGGTACTTACTACTACTTAATATACATATGAACATATTTTGTTCCTAATacaaatattacttttaaaaaaacctattcttatttcttttattttaaatcacgATAACCAACAAACAAGTAGgaaataatatgtttttcttcttaatcaaattttaattaaaatagaataacctCAGGTACCTTTTCAACTAATGATACAtgaccattttttaaaaaaaaagatacaataATCTCATCATTAATTTTTCATCTAGATAACAATAAAGattctaataaaatatcaaatatttattttttcattttttttctcgaagaagtaagataaacatttacaaattaaaaaaaatcatccttaggaatataatatatttagagagaaaagaaatatgaatttatttggaaaaatgatatttttgagcattaaataataatacacttttattcatattttccCCTTGACGTTTCTTTGACCCATATAAACCCATCGCTTCCTCTTCATCGCTGTGTTCGACTTTTGGTTTTTGGGTTTTGCTGCTGTTTTGAGTTTTGGCTTCGAAGATGGTAAGCAAGCCCTAACTTCAACTCATCAAAATCAATTGATCTTTCGAATCAAATCTGGAAATCAAACAATGTATTGTATAAAGAATTTTCTGATGTTAATTTCTCTTGTTTACGCCGTTTAGAGCTTTATTTGATCCCCAATttgctatattttctttttcagatTATGGATTTCTGTAGATTATAAAATTCATGTTAGATTCTTTGCATTCTTGAATGTTTATGTATTGTATCCCGAATCCCAGTATATTGAATTGTGGAAATTAGTTGATACCAGTTTAAATGGTGCTTATCGATTGAATTAACTAGTTTAGAGAGTATTTAGCAATGAATTTCATGTGTAGGGTTAGAGAATTTGTTGAATCTGATGTTTTTACTTCGGAAGAATTATATGGATTGATAGCCAGAGTAGAAATAAGCATAATTACATGAATTGTCTTAACTCTACACATTGATATTCCCTTCCTCCTTTATTCGGGTGCGACTGACAATGCGAACTCACATTGGTTATGTCAAATAATCACATGGTGGAGCTCAATATGCTTCCTATTTGTGGATACAAAATTATATGGCATTTTACTTATTTTAGGAAGTTTGAAAGGAGTGGCTTTGTCCATCTTTTTGGTATAACATAAGTTGACAATTATTGATCTGAATTGGATTTTTCAGGTGCGATTACAACCAGACCCATTCCTCAATGAACTGACGAGTATGTTTGAGCGAACTACTGAGCATGGTTCCGTTTGGGTTACGCTCAAACACTGTGAGTTTGCCTCTTCATTGGTTTTCATGTATTTTGTGCTCTGTATTCGCTTCATGAGTAACTAATAATAGAGCTGTAGATTGAAATACTGATTGAGCAATCTTGTCCTATGTATCCACAGCTTCTGATAAATCTAAAGCCCAACGGAATAAGATGAAGACAGCTGGtgaaaatcttgaatttaaGTGCCTCATCCGAGCAACTGATGGGAAAAAGAATATTTCCACAATGGTAATCACAGAAGaaagtttcttattttttttccattgcTTAGTCATGTTGGTTGGATTGTGGTTGCGCCTTCTTTTTGCAAGTCTTGCcg is part of the Solanum stenotomum isolate F172 chromosome 8, ASM1918654v1, whole genome shotgun sequence genome and encodes:
- the LOC125874881 gene encoding signal recognition particle 14 kDa protein; translation: MVRLQPDPFLNELTSMFERTTEHGSVWVTLKHSSDKSKAQRNKMKTAGENLEFKCLIRATDGKKNISTMVGAKDHQRFQASYAILLKARLTALKKRERKDKRKATDSDKKMDISKKKSAAAKAST